GCGATTATGAATCAAATGAAAGCTAATTTAGATTTAGATTTAATTCAAGATTTCAATAATAATCAAGCGGTTCAAAGTAATGAAATTATTGCGACTTCTGCTAATTTAGGTTTAACCCCAGAATCAATTTTAATTGATTCATTACCCAGTGGTATATATTTTGTCCGAGTTTCTCAAGTGGAAGGAAGTACAAACTATCTTTTAAATTTATCAGCTACTCCTATTTAGTGAATTTTACCTAAGTATTAACTCACAAAAAAAATGAATCCTATTCAATATACTGTATCCATTAATTTTGGCATCGAAGATGGAGTTAGAGATTTTAGGATGTTGGGCTATCTGTAAGTTGAGTTAATATCATTTTGGGGGTTAGGGCTTAACTTAAACTCTAATCATACTATTATTGAATTTGCAACTTCAGAAGAGATGGAGGCTGAAGTGATTGTGCTGGTTGAGTTATAATAGGTAAGACTGACTCTATTACCTAGGTAGGTGCTTGAAGATGGCGATCGCAAAAAAAAGGAGATAAAATTTAGTTGGAAATATTTGATTTAATTTTCTTGGATAGTATTGTTGAGAAACTGGCTCGCAAGCACAGCGTTCAGACACAGGAGGTAAGAGAAGTTTTTGTGCGGTTTCCACTGATACGATTTATAGAAAAAGGAAACCGTCAAAATGAAAATGTTTATGCCACTTATGGTCAAACAGAGACGGGACGCTACTTAATTGTTTTCTTCATCTATAAAGAAGATAACAATGCCTTAATATTATCAGCGAGGGACATGACTAATGCCGAACGAAGAAAATACCAAAATGACTAGAAGTTCTATCTCAAATGCTACCTCTTATGAAGAGATAGGAGAGTTTTGGGATGAGCATGATACGGCGAATTATTGGGAGCAAACTTATCCCGTTGAATTTACAATTAATCTTGGCCCTAAATCTCAAGTAACATATTACGGCATCGATAAAAGTTTAGCTGAAAAAATCAGTGCTGTAGCAGAACGAAAAGGGATGTCTGCGGAAAATCTTTTAAATTTGTGGTTACAGGAGAAATTAAAGGAAGAGAGGGTTTAAGGTGATGCCTCTACCTAGGCTAAAATGAGTAGGGTTTAGCTTAAGATAAAACATTTTAACTAGATTACATATAATAACATTGGTGGGCAAAGCCCACCCTACGAGTTTAGATCAATTTACCCCATATTAGGTAATAACAGTGGGTTGTTGACGTCCGGTTATGGTTTTGATTTGGGCAATTTGATCAGCAATGGTGATTAATTCTCCTAACGCTTCTTGGGGATCTAAATTGTGTTTTGCGGGGTCGGGTTCATAACTTTCTAAATAAACCCGTAGCGTCGCGCCTTTAGTTCCTGTTCCTGACAAACGAAACACAATTCGAGAACCATCGGTAAACCCAATGCGAATTCCTTGATTATTACTGACGCTATTATCAACCGGATCAGTATAGCTAAAATTATCGCTATACTCGACTTGATAATTTCCGAATTGTTGACCTTTGAGATTGGGTAAAATAGCTTGCAACTTGTCAACTAATTGATTGGCTTTTTCTGTCTCTACTTCTTCATAGTCATGACGAGAATAATAATTTCGTCCGTAGGTTTGCCAATGATTGCGAACAATATCTTCAACGGATTCTTGACGCACGGCTAAAATATTCAGCCAGAATAATACCGCCCACAAACCATCTTTTTCCCGAACATGATTTGATCCGGTTCCAAAACTTTCTTCCCCGCATAATGTGGCTTTTCCAGCATCTAATAAATTGCCGAAAAACTTCCATCCCGTAGGGGTTTCATAACATTCAATTCCTAATTTCTCTGCCACTCGATCTGGGGCTTGAGAAGTAGGCATAGAACGGGCAACTCCCGCCAAACCGTCTTTATACCCTGGAACTAAATGGGCATTCGCAGTTAATACCGCTAAACTATCGCTGGGAGTTACAAAAAAATTACGCCCTAAAACCATATTGCGATCGCCATCACCATCAGAAGCCGCCCCAAAATCCGGTGCATTTTCCCCAAAAATAATTTCAACTAAATCATGGGCATAAACTAAATTCGGATCGGGATGACCGCCCCCAAAATCTTCTAAAGGAATACCATTAACAACCGTTCCCGGTGCAGCCCCTAACCGTTTTTCAAAAATAGCATGGGCATAGGGGCCAGTAACCGCGTGCATAGAGTCCATACACATCCGAAACTTGCCCGATGTTAACAATTTTTGAATTAAGTTAAAATCAAATAAAGACTCCATCAATTCCATATAGGGTTGCACGGAATCTATCACCTCAACATCCATTGTTCCCAATTTAAAACTACCGGGTTGATCGAGGTTAATATCCGCCGCATCCATCATTTTATAGGCATCAATCACCTGAGTTCGAGCATAAATTGCCTCGGTGATTTTTTCGGCGGCCGGCCCGCCATTACTGGCATTAAATTTGATTCCAAAATCTCCTTCTGGCCCTCCGGGGTTATGGCTTGCCGAGAGAATAATCCCCCCAAAGGCTTGATTTTTGCGAATCATACAGGATGCCGCCGGAGTGGAAACAATGCCCTCACACCCCACCAGAACCCGCCCTACGCCATTAGCTGCGGCCATTCTGAGAATAATCTGAATCGCCTGACGGTTATAGTAGCGACCATCTCCCCCTAAAACCAGGGTTCCCCCTTCATACCCCTGTTGGGTGTCAAAAATAGCTTGAACGAAATTTTCCAGATAGTGGGGTTGTTGAAACACGGGAACCGACTTGCGTAAGCCTGATGTACCCGGTTTTTGGTCGTTAAAGGGTTGAGTTGAAACTGTACGAATATTCATGAGACATTGAGAATGGAGTGCTTGCCCCAATTGTATCGGTACACAACGCCAGTTTGACAACGAATTCCTAACCGGGAGTCAGTTCGTCAAGGGATAGAAGAATTTCAAAAGTTGTCCCTTGTCCTTCTTGAGAAAAACATTTTAAGCTACCTTGGTGTTTTTCTACAATGATTTGGTGAGCAATAGATAGACCTAAACCTGTGCCTTTACCAACGGGTTTTGTCGTGAAAAACGGATTAAAAATTTGGTTTTGAACGAACTGGGGAATTCCATGGCCATTATCGGAAATAGAAATACGAACGGCATCTTCTATTACAGAGTTTGGGTTGATTTTGCAGCACTCTGTTTTGATCATGATTTTTCGAGGAACAGGTTGATTTTCTAAGGCATCAATTGCATTAGATAGAAGATTCATAAACACCTGATTGAGTTGATTCGGGTAGCATTTCACTAAGGGGAGTTTTCCATAGTCTGTAATTACTTTAATTTCTGAATGATTCCCCTTGGCTTTCAGTTGAGTATGCAAAATTTTTAAGGTTCCATCTAAACCAATATGGAGATCCGCCGATACCATTTGCTGATCATCTAAGCGGGAAAAATTTCGCAGAGATAAAGCTAAATCATATAAACGGTTAGCCCCTAATCGCATGAATTCTAAACTTTGCGGTAATTCATTAATAATTATATTAACATCCGATGCTGCCATAAAATCTTGAATTTCTGAGGTCAGTTCAGGATAATGCTGTTGGTAGAGTTTGAGAAGTTCAATTAAAGTCTGAACATCTTGATCAACATAAGTTAGATTTCCGTAAATAGAATTAATCGGGTTCTTGATTTCATGGGCGATTTCCGTCATCATTTGCCCTAAACTGGACATCTTTTCAGCTTGGATTAATTGAGCTTGTGTCTGTCGCAAATCTTGCAGGGTTTTTTCCAGTTGTAAGGCTTTTTCCCGTTCTTGAATTTCTGAAACTCGTAAGTTAGCTTCGGCTTGCTTGCGTTGAGTAATATCCCTTACAATCGCTAATATTTCATAGGTTCCACTTTGAACGTAGCGAGCTTCATAATGATGCCATTCCCGACCTACTTTCATAACATACTCACCCGTTTGAATTTCACCTGTTTCTAAAGTTTTTTCCAGATAATATTGTGTCCACGTTGCTAAATCTTTAGGAAAAACATCCTCAATTTTTTTACCCATTACATCTTCTGTTTCTAAGAGATGCTTATTCTGTTTATCTGGATAATAATCTTCAATAATCCCTTCCGTATTAATGCAAAACATTAAATCAGGAATGGCTTGAATTAAACTTTTAGTTTTAGCTTCTGCTTGTTCTAAAAACCTCGTCATTTGATCATATCGTTCTTGGATTTGGCATTTGTTTTCAGGCTGAACATGAATACAAACTAAGCTAGAGTTAGCGAGTGTTTTTTTCAATTCCGTCAGTTCGTATTGAGTTTTTTGAAGCTCTTCATCCAAAGCATTTCTTTCTATGATTAAACGTTCATAATCAGCCATAATTCTATCCACAATAGCATGGGGGTTTAAATCCTGCCATAAAGGTTCAACCATTGGGCTGCAATTAAAAGGATCTCTCTGAAAAATGTGCTGGCTCATTGTTGGGTTTCTCCTTCATTCTGTATAAATAAATGAACCTCCCAGGATAAATCCCAAAAGGTTTTTGCCGCCCTGGAATTAATTATGCTACTGTTAAACTTAGAATCATTTAATGCAAATTGAATAACAACCCGTGATCCTCGCACAAGTAGAGCAGAATAGATCGATGTTCTGTTGACTAACCTCTCAAACAAGTGACTAATTTTGATTAGTGCCCTTGTGATCAGGGTTTTCACCGAACTATAGCCAGTCCTTAGCTTTTATTGCACGTTTTTAGCACATTATAACTCAATAACAACCTCAGCTTTAGTAATCTAAATCACAAAAAAGATTAATTTTTTATTAAACTGATTTTATCAAGCTTAATAAAAACAATTTTTTAGATGATACTTTTCTTAGACACTATCCGTAATACTACTAAAATTAAAAGCTTTAACTTTAACTCCAGGTACAACGCTATTTCCATAACGTTCAACGGAACTTAATGCTTCAACATTCCCTAACATTTCTGGTAAACTTTGATTAAAACGGAGATTTTTTATGGGATAAGCAATTTTTCCTTGGTCAATCCAAAAGGTGCCATCTCTTGTCATTCCCGTTACTTCTAAGGTTCGTGGATTTACAGAGCGAACATACCAAGCCCGACTTACTAAAATCCCCCGTTCCGTCTGAGCAATTAAATCCTCTAAACTTTGATTTGACCCTAACATAACTAGGGGAAATAGTCCGCCTTGTGCTGTTTTTCCTTGTTTTTGAGCCCAATAACGGCTATAATTTAAGGTTAGAGGAATTCCATTTTTGATCATCTCTAAATCATCTTTTTTCATGCCATTATTAAAAAAGGTAGAGGCTTGTAATAAGGGATGGGATGGATTTCGTTGTACCTGAATTAAGGGACTAAATAATTGTTCTCCGAGGCGATTTCCCATCGATTTTCCCTCGGAATTCGTCCGCGACATAAAAGATCGTCCTTCATCCGCCGCCCGTGCATCTAAATTCCAAATTACCCATTCTAATAAATCAGTAAAGGCGGCTCCATCGAAGACAACGGGATAAATTCCAGGGCTAACTTCACGCGGATTTTGGGATAGCAAAGCTCGATTAATTACAGTTTCAGTTAATAATTCAATCGGTAATTGGTTCACACTCCAAGCCGTTCGTTGACTCCAAGCCGAACCTGTTTCTATTCGGGCGGTGACACTGAAATCGGCTGATGTTAAACGGTTACAAGCCTGTAACCCGCGTGAATTCGCCACAGCAAATAACACCGCTTCACTGCTGAGGGTTCCCGATGCTTCTCCGTTGGATTTAGCACTTAATTGGCATACCTTTTGCACCATTTCCCCCCTCCAGCGAGGAGATAAGTGGGCTGTTTCAAGATCGAAGGCGGGGATACGGTGATCATAAATTTGAGGTTCCAGCAGGGGAACCCATTCTGGGTCTTCGGGAGCGATGCAGGCGAGTTCTTCAGAACGGCGAATGGTGGCGATAATGGCATCGGGATCAAGTTCATTCGTGGAAGCAGTAGCACACCTTTTCCCATAATGGCTCGTAATGGAGAGATTAAATTGGGTAGTGGTGAGATTTTGACTAATTTGATTTTCAGAAAACCGAGTTAAGGATGTTTCGGTATTGTTGACCGTGACAGTGACATCCTCAGCCTGGGAATTTTTTAGAACTGTTTCTAGTAATGATAATGCTTCGTCTGTGGAAATTAAAATAGAATTTGTTGCTAGGGTCATAATTTGAACGAGGGATGCTTTTAACTCTTATTCTAAAATATTTTTAAAATTTTGAGCAACTTGATCCTGATTTAATTTTTTAATCTCAATAATAACCCTAGTCTTTCTGATTTAAGGGGAATTAATAGCACCCATCAACCAGCGTGTAATGGCTCCATCATCTTCAGTTTGGGAACGTTGCAATGCTTCTAGCACTAAGGCTATTTTTAATCCGGGTAAAACGATTGATTCTTCTATTAATCGACTGCCTTGATTTTCGACAGCAAAGGCTAAAATTGTGTTATCTTCAACATTTACAACCCAATATTCTTGGATTCCTAATTTTTCATAGAGTAATCGTTTTCGACCAATATCATCGGCAAAAGATGAAGCACCGATTTCAACAATTAAATTAGGAGAAGTGAGTTCATCTAAATTAATCGGGGAATTATTGCGAGGCGGAAATTGAAAATTATCCCCAA
The sequence above is drawn from the Planktothrix serta PCC 8927 genome and encodes:
- a CDS encoding BrnT family toxin, translating into MRFPLIRFIEKGNRQNENVYATYGQTETGRYLIVFFIYKEDNNALILSARDMTNAERRKYQND
- a CDS encoding CopG family antitoxin, which translates into the protein MPNEENTKMTRSSISNATSYEEIGEFWDEHDTANYWEQTYPVEFTINLGPKSQVTYYGIDKSLAEKISAVAERKGMSAENLLNLWLQEKLKEERV
- a CDS encoding alpha-D-glucose phosphate-specific phosphoglucomutase, which translates into the protein MNIRTVSTQPFNDQKPGTSGLRKSVPVFQQPHYLENFVQAIFDTQQGYEGGTLVLGGDGRYYNRQAIQIILRMAAANGVGRVLVGCEGIVSTPAASCMIRKNQAFGGIILSASHNPGGPEGDFGIKFNASNGGPAAEKITEAIYARTQVIDAYKMMDAADINLDQPGSFKLGTMDVEVIDSVQPYMELMESLFDFNLIQKLLTSGKFRMCMDSMHAVTGPYAHAIFEKRLGAAPGTVVNGIPLEDFGGGHPDPNLVYAHDLVEIIFGENAPDFGAASDGDGDRNMVLGRNFFVTPSDSLAVLTANAHLVPGYKDGLAGVARSMPTSQAPDRVAEKLGIECYETPTGWKFFGNLLDAGKATLCGEESFGTGSNHVREKDGLWAVLFWLNILAVRQESVEDIVRNHWQTYGRNYYSRHDYEEVETEKANQLVDKLQAILPNLKGQQFGNYQVEYSDNFSYTDPVDNSVSNNQGIRIGFTDGSRIVFRLSGTGTKGATLRVYLESYEPDPAKHNLDPQEALGELITIADQIAQIKTITGRQQPTVIT
- a CDS encoding sensor histidine kinase, whose amino-acid sequence is MVEPLWQDLNPHAIVDRIMADYERLIIERNALDEELQKTQYELTELKKTLANSSLVCIHVQPENKCQIQERYDQMTRFLEQAEAKTKSLIQAIPDLMFCINTEGIIEDYYPDKQNKHLLETEDVMGKKIEDVFPKDLATWTQYYLEKTLETGEIQTGEYVMKVGREWHHYEARYVQSGTYEILAIVRDITQRKQAEANLRVSEIQEREKALQLEKTLQDLRQTQAQLIQAEKMSSLGQMMTEIAHEIKNPINSIYGNLTYVDQDVQTLIELLKLYQQHYPELTSEIQDFMAASDVNIIINELPQSLEFMRLGANRLYDLALSLRNFSRLDDQQMVSADLHIGLDGTLKILHTQLKAKGNHSEIKVITDYGKLPLVKCYPNQLNQVFMNLLSNAIDALENQPVPRKIMIKTECCKINPNSVIEDAVRISISDNGHGIPQFVQNQIFNPFFTTKPVGKGTGLGLSIAHQIIVEKHQGSLKCFSQEGQGTTFEILLSLDELTPG
- a CDS encoding TldD/PmbA family protein, producing MTLATNSILISTDEALSLLETVLKNSQAEDVTVTVNNTETSLTRFSENQISQNLTTTQFNLSITSHYGKRCATASTNELDPDAIIATIRRSEELACIAPEDPEWVPLLEPQIYDHRIPAFDLETAHLSPRWRGEMVQKVCQLSAKSNGEASGTLSSEAVLFAVANSRGLQACNRLTSADFSVTARIETGSAWSQRTAWSVNQLPIELLTETVINRALLSQNPREVSPGIYPVVFDGAAFTDLLEWVIWNLDARAADEGRSFMSRTNSEGKSMGNRLGEQLFSPLIQVQRNPSHPLLQASTFFNNGMKKDDLEMIKNGIPLTLNYSRYWAQKQGKTAQGGLFPLVMLGSNQSLEDLIAQTERGILVSRAWYVRSVNPRTLEVTGMTRDGTFWIDQGKIAYPIKNLRFNQSLPEMLGNVEALSSVERYGNSVVPGVKVKAFNFSSITDSV
- a CDS encoding Uma2 family endonuclease; translated protein: MVQAPPALKTIATNTWVKATWEEFLALAENPQYAEGKFYYDQGYVRIEMSPLGSAHGHDNTILSTVILIYAALKNIRIKGFTNTSLRKTGLRESQPDIGFYIGDNFQFPPRNNSPINLDELTSPNLIVEIGASSFADDIGRKRLLYEKLGIQEYWVVNVEDNTILAFAVENQGSRLIEESIVLPGLKIALVLEALQRSQTEDDGAITRWLMGAINSP